One genomic window of Pelecanus crispus isolate bPelCri1 chromosome 18, bPelCri1.pri, whole genome shotgun sequence includes the following:
- the LOC142595185 gene encoding feather keratin Cos1-1/Cos1-3/Cos2-1-like produces MKGRYKRQRKCLLSHPLLLPPSAWELDMSCYSPCLPCRPCGPTPLANSCNEPCVRQCQNSTVVIEPSPVVVTLPGPILSSFPQNTVVGSSTSAAVGSILSSEGVPISSGGFGFSGITSRYCGRMCLPC; encoded by the exons ATGAAGGGCAGGTATAAAAGGCAGCGCAAGTGCCTgctctctcatccacttctcttgcctccttctgcttggGAACTag acatgtcctgctacagcccgtgcctgccctgccggccctgcggcccgaccccactggccaacagctgcaacgagccctgtgtcaggcagtgccagaactccaccgtcgtcattgagccctcccccgtggtggtgaccctgcccggacccatcctcagctccttcccgcagaacaccgttgtgggctcctccacctctgctgctgttggcagcatcctcagctctgagggagtgcccatctcctctgggggCTTTGGCTTCTCTGGCATTACCAGCCGCTACTGTGGCAGAATGTGCCTTCCCTGTTAA
- the LOC142595205 gene encoding feather keratin Cos1-1/Cos1-3/Cos2-1-like, with product MKGRYKRQRKCLLSHPLLLPPSAWQPDMSCYSPCLPCQPCGPTPLANSCNEPCVRQCQNSTVVIEPSPVVVTLPGPILSSFPQNTVVGSSTSAAVGSILSSQGVPISSGGFDLSCITNRYCGRRCLPC from the exons ATGAAGGGCAGGTATAAAAGGCAGCGCAAGTGCCTgctctctcatccacttctcttgcctccttctgcttggcaaccag acatgtcctgctacagcccgtgcctgccctgccagccctgcggcccgaccccactggccaacagctgcaacgagccctgtgtcaggcagtgccagaactccaccgtcgtcattgagccctctcctgtggtggtgaccctgcccggacccatcctcagctccttcccgcagaacactgttgtgggctcctccacctctgctgctgtgggcagcatcctcagctctcaGGGAGTGCCTATCTCCTCTGGGGGCTTTGACCTCTCCTGCATTACCAACCGctactgtggcagaaggtgcctcCCCTGTTAA
- the LOC142595206 gene encoding feather keratin Cos1-1/Cos1-3/Cos2-1-like, whose translation MSCYDQCLPCRPCGPTPLANSCNEPCVRQCQNSTVVIEPSPVVVTLPGPILSSFPQNTVVGSSTSAAVGSILSSEGVPISSGGFDLSCITNRYCGRRCPPC comes from the coding sequence atgtcctgctacgaccagtgcctgccctgccggccctgcggcccaaccccgctggccaacagctgcaacgagccctgtgtcaggcagtgccagaactccaccgtcgtcattgagccctctcctgtggtggtgaccctgcccggacccatcctcagctccttcccgcagaacactgttgtgggctcctccacctctgctgctgtgggcagcatcctcagctctgagggagtgcccatctcctctgggggctttgacctctcctgcattaccaaccgctactgtggcagaaggtgcccTCCCTGCTAA